In Pseudomonas putida, a genomic segment contains:
- the mapR gene encoding GntR family transcriptional regulator MpaR (MapR regulates genes involved in Pseudomonas quinolone signal (PQS) production and anthranilate metabolism) produces MKRYEQFADDIAELIRSGVLGPGQRLPSVRYASQTHRVSPSTVFQAYYLLERRGLIRARPRSGYFVNANTPRPFREPQAEQPLSESTEVDVSELVFSILESIKDPSTVPFGSAFPSPELFPLQRLSRSLASASRAMDPRMVVTDLSPGNPQLRRQIALRYMVGGLMLPMEELLITNGALEALNLCLQAVTEPGDLVAIEAPAFYACLQVLERLKLKAVEIPVHPREGMDLGVLAQTLQKHPIKAVWCMTNFQNPVGASMPEAKKQALVELITRHQVPLIEDDVYAELYYSQQAPKPAKAFDTQGLVMHCGSFAKSLAPGYRIGWVAAGRFARKIERLKLMTSLCASMPAQAAIADYLQHGGYDRHLRKLRYALEGQQANMLAAITQYFPSQTRVSQPSGGYFLWLELPERLDALKLFHLALAQGISIAPGPIFSPTQRFGNCIRLNYGSPWGSSAEHAMETLGRIIRSF; encoded by the coding sequence ATGAAACGCTACGAACAATTTGCCGACGACATTGCCGAACTGATCCGCTCCGGGGTGCTTGGCCCTGGCCAGCGTCTGCCGTCGGTCCGTTACGCCAGCCAGACCCACCGGGTCAGCCCGTCCACGGTGTTCCAGGCCTACTACCTGCTGGAGCGCCGTGGGCTCATCCGCGCACGGCCGCGCTCGGGCTATTTCGTCAACGCCAATACGCCGCGCCCCTTCCGCGAGCCGCAGGCCGAACAGCCACTGAGCGAGTCCACCGAGGTGGATGTCAGCGAACTGGTGTTCTCGATCCTGGAATCGATCAAGGATCCCAGCACCGTGCCGTTCGGCTCGGCGTTCCCCAGCCCTGAACTGTTCCCCTTGCAGCGCCTGTCACGCTCGCTGGCCAGCGCCAGCCGCGCCATGGATCCACGCATGGTGGTCACCGACCTGTCGCCGGGCAATCCGCAGCTGCGCCGGCAGATTGCCCTGCGCTACATGGTCGGCGGCCTGATGCTGCCGATGGAGGAGCTGCTGATCACCAACGGCGCGTTGGAGGCCCTGAACCTGTGCCTGCAAGCGGTGACAGAGCCCGGCGACCTGGTGGCCATCGAAGCGCCGGCGTTCTATGCCTGCCTGCAAGTGCTCGAGCGCCTGAAGCTCAAGGCAGTCGAGATTCCCGTGCACCCCCGCGAAGGCATGGACCTGGGCGTACTGGCGCAAACCCTGCAAAAGCACCCGATCAAGGCCGTCTGGTGCATGACCAATTTCCAGAATCCGGTGGGCGCCAGCATGCCGGAGGCGAAGAAGCAGGCGCTGGTGGAACTGATCACACGCCATCAGGTGCCATTGATCGAAGACGATGTCTATGCCGAACTCTATTATTCGCAGCAGGCTCCGAAACCGGCCAAGGCATTCGACACCCAGGGCCTGGTGATGCATTGCGGCTCGTTTGCCAAAAGCCTGGCACCCGGCTACCGGATCGGCTGGGTGGCCGCCGGGCGCTTCGCGCGCAAGATCGAACGGCTCAAGTTGATGACCTCGCTATGCGCCTCGATGCCGGCACAGGCGGCCATCGCCGACTACCTGCAGCACGGTGGCTACGATCGTCACCTGCGCAAGCTGCGCTATGCGCTGGAGGGCCAGCAAGCCAACATGCTTGCCGCCATCACCCAGTACTTTCCATCGCAAACGAGGGTCAGCCAACCCTCTGGGGGTTACTTCCTGTGGCTGGAACTGCCCGAACGACTGGACGCGCTCAAGCTGTTCCATCTGGCGCTCGCCCAAGGCATCAGCATCGCACCGGGGCCGATTTTTTCCCCGACACAGCGATTCGGCAACTGCATACGCTTGAATTACGGCAGCCCTTGGGGCTCTAGCGCCGAGCACGCCATGGAAACGCTGGGGCGTATCATTCGTTCGTTTTAA
- a CDS encoding Na+/H+ antiporter family protein produces the protein MNAVIAAVGIMLILSLSRVHVVIALIIGALVGGLVGGLGIEGTLEAFNGGLGGGATVALSYALLGAFAVAIAKSGLAHALADRALAMVDRQGHAEGGKVKWLLIGLMLVVAVASQNILPIHIAFIPLLVPPLLYVLTRLRIDRRLVACVITFGLITPYMFLPVGFGNIFLNQILLANVARAGVDISGVNVTHAMAIPAAGMLAGLLLAVFVSYRRKRDYDLARIEQVEQVTVQYNPLTLMVAGLAIALAFIIQLWLGSMIIGAMVGFLVFSLSGIVRWKDTDDLFTEGMKMMAMIGFIMIAASGFADVMKATGEVNSMVEAAAQWIGHSKGIGALLMLLVGLLVTMGIGSSFSTVPILAAIFVPLCVQLGFDPLATVCIVGTAGALGDAGSPASDSTLGPTSGLNVDGQHHHIWDTVVPTFIHYNLPLLAFGWLAAMVL, from the coding sequence ATGAATGCAGTGATCGCCGCAGTCGGCATCATGCTGATTCTCAGCCTTTCACGCGTGCACGTGGTCATCGCCCTGATCATTGGTGCGCTGGTCGGAGGGCTGGTCGGCGGGCTGGGTATCGAAGGCACGCTCGAGGCGTTCAATGGCGGCCTCGGTGGGGGCGCCACGGTGGCATTGTCCTATGCCTTGCTCGGTGCCTTTGCCGTGGCCATTGCCAAGTCCGGCCTGGCGCATGCATTGGCCGACCGCGCCCTGGCGATGGTCGACCGCCAGGGGCATGCCGAAGGAGGCAAGGTCAAATGGCTGCTGATCGGCTTGATGCTGGTGGTCGCCGTGGCTTCGCAGAACATCCTGCCCATCCACATCGCTTTCATTCCGCTGCTGGTACCGCCGCTGCTGTATGTGCTGACGCGGTTGCGCATCGACCGGCGGCTGGTGGCCTGCGTGATCACCTTCGGCCTGATCACCCCCTACATGTTCCTGCCAGTGGGCTTCGGCAACATCTTCCTCAACCAGATCCTGCTGGCCAACGTCGCCCGTGCCGGCGTCGACATCAGCGGGGTCAATGTCACCCACGCCATGGCCATTCCGGCTGCCGGCATGCTCGCCGGCCTGTTGCTGGCCGTGTTCGTGAGCTACCGGCGCAAGCGCGACTACGACCTGGCACGTATCGAACAGGTCGAGCAGGTGACGGTGCAGTACAACCCGCTGACCCTGATGGTGGCCGGCCTGGCGATTGCCCTGGCGTTCATCATTCAGCTGTGGCTGGGCTCGATGATCATCGGCGCCATGGTCGGATTCCTGGTGTTCTCGCTGTCGGGCATCGTGCGCTGGAAAGACACCGACGACCTGTTCACCGAAGGCATGAAGATGATGGCCATGATCGGTTTCATCATGATCGCGGCCTCAGGCTTCGCCGATGTGATGAAAGCCACCGGCGAGGTCAACAGCATGGTCGAGGCTGCAGCCCAATGGATCGGCCATAGCAAAGGCATCGGTGCATTGCTGATGCTGCTGGTCGGCCTGTTGGTGACCATGGGCATTGGTTCGTCGTTCTCGACGGTGCCGATCCTCGCGGCGATCTTCGTGCCGCTGTGCGTGCAACTGGGCTTCGACCCGCTGGCTACGGTGTGTATCGTTGGCACCGCCGGCGCCTTGGGAGACGCAGGCTCTCCAGCATCGGACTCGACCCTGGGACCGACCTCCGGGCTGAACGTCGATGGCCAGCATCACCACATTTGGGACACCGTGGTGCCAACCTTCATCCACTACAACCTGCCGTTGCTGGCGTTCGGCTGGTTGGCGGCGATGGTGCTGTAG
- a CDS encoding efflux RND transporter periplasmic adaptor subunit, producing the protein MATPADTPTPSEQGSPSKRKAWLLGLLLLLIVAGACTYAWYTLVGRWQVSTDDAYVNGNVVEITPLVAGTVTSIGADDGDLVHAGQVLLKFDPADSEVALQSAEAKLARTVRQVRGLYSNVDSLKAQLQTRQAELQKAQQNYNRRKVLADSGAIAAEEISHARDDLTVAQAAVNSARQELNTSTALVDDTEVSSHPEVMAAAADLRQAYLDHARTTLVAPVTGYVAKRTVQLGQRLQPGTATMAVIPLDQVWIDANFKETQLRDMRIGQPVEITADLYGSEVKYSGTVDSLGAGTGSAFALLPAQNATGNWIKIVQRVPVRIHINPEQLKDHPLRIGLSTITEVDLHDQSGPTLAQQPPQQASFTTQVYDHQLAEADELIARLIHMNSAAGKTAQR; encoded by the coding sequence ATGGCCACTCCCGCTGACACCCCGACTCCCTCCGAACAGGGCTCGCCAAGCAAGCGCAAGGCCTGGCTGCTGGGCCTGCTGTTGCTACTGATCGTCGCCGGAGCCTGCACCTACGCCTGGTACACCCTGGTCGGGCGCTGGCAGGTAAGCACCGACGATGCCTACGTCAACGGCAACGTGGTGGAAATCACCCCATTGGTCGCTGGCACCGTCACCAGTATCGGCGCCGATGACGGCGATCTGGTGCATGCCGGCCAGGTACTGTTGAAGTTCGACCCGGCCGACAGCGAAGTGGCCTTGCAGTCCGCCGAGGCCAAGCTGGCGCGCACGGTGCGTCAGGTGCGCGGGCTTTACAGCAATGTCGATTCGCTCAAGGCGCAGTTGCAGACCCGTCAGGCCGAGCTGCAGAAGGCGCAGCAGAACTACAACCGGCGCAAGGTGCTGGCCGACAGCGGTGCGATCGCCGCAGAGGAAATCTCCCACGCTCGTGACGACCTGACCGTCGCCCAGGCTGCGGTGAACAGCGCCCGCCAGGAACTCAACACCAGCACCGCGCTGGTGGACGATACCGAGGTCTCTTCGCACCCCGAGGTCATGGCTGCTGCCGCCGACTTGCGCCAGGCCTACCTCGATCATGCCCGTACCACCCTGGTCGCGCCGGTTACCGGATACGTGGCAAAGCGCACCGTGCAACTTGGCCAGCGCCTGCAACCGGGCACCGCGACCATGGCAGTGATCCCCCTGGACCAAGTGTGGATCGACGCCAACTTCAAGGAGACCCAGCTGCGCGACATGCGCATTGGCCAGCCGGTGGAAATCACGGCCGACCTGTACGGCAGCGAGGTCAAGTACAGCGGCACGGTCGATAGCCTGGGCGCCGGTACCGGCAGTGCCTTTGCCCTGTTGCCCGCGCAGAACGCCACCGGCAACTGGATCAAGATCGTCCAGCGCGTGCCGGTGCGTATCCACATCAATCCCGAGCAACTCAAGGACCACCCGTTGCGCATCGGCCTGTCGACCATCACCGAAGTCGATCTGCACGACCAGAGTGGCCCGACCTTGGCGCAACAGCCGCCTCAGCAGGCCAGCTTTACCACCCAGGTGTACGACCACCAGCTGGCCGAAGCCGATGAACTGATTGCGCGGTTGATTCACATGAACAGCGCCGCCGGCAAGACGGCCCAGCGATGA
- a CDS encoding DHA2 family efflux MFS transporter permease subunit → MSKEAPAQFTPPSLLLTTIGLSLATFMQVLDTTIANVALPTISGNLGVSYEQGTWVITSFAVSNAIALPLTGWLSRRFGEVKLFIWATLLFVLASFLCGIAQSMPELVGFRVLQGVVAGPLYPMTQTLLIAVYPPAKRGMALALLAMVTVVAPIAGPILGGWITDSYSWPWIFFINVPIGLFAAAVVRQQMRTRPVVTSRQPMDYIGLLTLIVGVGALQVVLDKGNDLDWFESSFIIIGTLISVVFLAIFIIWELTDRHPVVNLRLFVHRNFRIGTMVLVGGYAGFFGINLILPQWLQTQMGYTATWAGLAVAPIGLLPVIMSPFVGKYAHRFDLRVLAGLAFLAIGGSCFMRAGFTSEVDFQHIALVQLFMGIGVALFFMPTLSILLSDLPPHQIADGSGLATFLRTLGGSFAASLTTWIWIRRAEQHHAYLSEHISTFDPATRHTLKQLGGAGPQGYAQLEQILNAQAYMMSTVDYFTLMTWMFAGLILLVWFAKPPFTAKAAAAGSGGH, encoded by the coding sequence ATGAGCAAGGAAGCGCCTGCGCAGTTCACCCCGCCGAGCCTGTTGCTGACCACCATCGGCCTGTCCCTGGCAACCTTCATGCAGGTGCTGGACACCACCATCGCCAACGTGGCCTTGCCGACCATTTCCGGAAACCTGGGCGTGAGCTACGAACAGGGCACCTGGGTGATCACCTCGTTCGCGGTAAGCAACGCCATCGCGCTGCCACTCACCGGTTGGCTGAGCCGGCGTTTCGGCGAGGTCAAGCTGTTCATCTGGGCCACCTTGCTGTTCGTGCTGGCGTCGTTCCTGTGCGGTATCGCCCAGTCGATGCCGGAGCTGGTCGGCTTCCGGGTCTTGCAGGGTGTGGTGGCCGGGCCGCTGTACCCGATGACCCAGACCTTGCTGATTGCCGTGTACCCACCGGCCAAACGCGGCATGGCCCTGGCTTTGCTGGCGATGGTCACGGTGGTGGCGCCTATTGCCGGGCCGATACTCGGAGGCTGGATCACCGACAGCTACAGTTGGCCGTGGATCTTCTTCATCAACGTGCCGATCGGCTTGTTCGCTGCCGCCGTGGTGCGCCAGCAGATGCGCACGCGGCCGGTGGTCACCAGTCGCCAGCCGATGGACTACATCGGCTTGCTGACGTTGATCGTCGGGGTCGGAGCATTGCAGGTGGTGCTCGACAAGGGCAACGATCTGGACTGGTTCGAGTCGTCGTTCATCATCATCGGTACCTTGATCTCGGTGGTGTTCCTGGCGATCTTCATCATCTGGGAGCTGACCGACCGCCACCCGGTAGTCAACCTGCGGCTGTTCGTGCACCGTAACTTTCGCATCGGCACCATGGTGCTGGTGGGGGGCTATGCGGGCTTCTTCGGCATCAACCTGATCCTGCCGCAATGGCTGCAGACGCAGATGGGCTACACGGCGACGTGGGCGGGCCTGGCCGTGGCGCCGATTGGCCTGTTGCCGGTGATCATGTCGCCGTTCGTGGGCAAGTATGCCCACCGTTTCGACCTGCGGGTGCTGGCGGGGTTGGCGTTCCTGGCCATCGGTGGCAGTTGCTTCATGCGCGCCGGGTTCACCAGCGAGGTGGATTTCCAGCACATCGCCCTGGTGCAACTGTTCATGGGGATTGGCGTGGCGCTGTTCTTCATGCCGACCTTGAGCATCCTGCTGTCTGATCTGCCGCCGCACCAGATTGCCGATGGCTCGGGGCTGGCGACCTTCCTGCGTACGCTTGGGGGGAGTTTCGCGGCGTCGCTGACCACGTGGATCTGGATTCGCCGGGCGGAGCAGCATCATGCTTATCTGAGCGAGCACATCAGCACGTTCGATCCGGCGACCCGGCATACCCTCAAGCAATTGGGGGGTGCGGGGCCGCAGGGGTATGCGCAGCTGGAGCAGATTCTCAACGCGCAGGCGTACATGATGTCCACGGTCGATTACTTCACCCTCATGACCTGGATGTTTGCCGGGTTGATCTTGTTGGTCTGGTTCGCCAAGCCACCGTTTACGGCCAAGGCGGCAGCGGCGGGGTCAGGGGGGCATTGA
- a CDS encoding PAS domain-containing sensor histidine kinase: MSSRRQSSPIQQIERLQRINAQLESRLARYKQNDQHFYRSLFETMDEGFGILELLDGPHGPLSDYSHVLTNAAYVKHAGTGDVVGKCVRDLIPNEADQWVARFSEVWRTGESSHFEQELIATGHILAVTCFRIEPATRRQVAVLFRDVTARSKADQMLLQINENLEQQVHTALSERQFFSRLVDYSAANVHVLDTEMRWLAINRQARLDFHSLYGTLPSVGDAMPALLKCDQREHDMILSLWQRALSGEQFIVTELFGLSPAQRYYELRFNCIRGDDGVVVAAFVFAYDISERVADQQRLIQAEQALRQAQKMEAVGQLTGGIAHDFNNLLGGILGAQELMQQRIQQGRFDELASLLAVSNSSAQRASAMVHRLLAFSRQQTLQPQATDVRRLVEDMEDLIRGSLGPDFSLRSHFAEALWPTFIDPPQLESALLNLCLNARDAMHNGGLVSISADNVSLDAERARDLDLHEGDFVRVGVKDTGQGMTADVLARAVDPFFTTKPIGRGTGLGLSMVYGFVRQSGGQLHIQSELCVGSHIELYLPRYRGVATDQEYTPHTLALPIAASCRIMLVEDQAAMRRVITEVLEDLGHQVQVFDSGHSAIDHLYNSPRPDLLITDVGLPDGVNGRQVAEHAQALHAGLKVLFITGYDESAAFNQGQPIPDSRVLNKPFSLALLAERATELLQS, encoded by the coding sequence ATGTCCTCTCGCCGCCAATCCTCGCCAATCCAGCAAATCGAAAGATTGCAGCGCATCAATGCTCAGCTCGAATCGCGCCTGGCGCGTTACAAACAGAACGACCAGCATTTCTACCGATCACTGTTCGAAACGATGGATGAAGGCTTCGGCATCCTTGAGTTGCTCGACGGCCCGCACGGCCCGCTCAGCGATTATTCGCACGTGCTGACCAATGCTGCCTATGTGAAACATGCCGGGACCGGGGATGTGGTCGGTAAATGCGTACGTGACTTGATTCCCAACGAAGCGGATCAATGGGTAGCGCGTTTTAGTGAAGTGTGGCGCACAGGGGAGTCATCACACTTTGAGCAAGAGCTGATAGCCACTGGCCACATCCTTGCAGTCACCTGCTTTCGGATCGAACCTGCTACTCGACGCCAGGTCGCAGTGCTGTTCAGGGATGTCACTGCGCGGAGCAAAGCCGATCAGATGCTGCTGCAGATCAACGAAAATCTCGAGCAGCAGGTGCATACCGCGCTTTCCGAGCGGCAGTTTTTCTCCCGGCTGGTCGACTACAGCGCGGCCAATGTCCACGTACTGGATACAGAGATGCGTTGGCTGGCCATCAACCGCCAGGCAAGGCTGGACTTTCATTCCCTTTACGGAACGTTACCCAGCGTCGGTGATGCGATGCCAGCGTTGCTAAAGTGCGATCAGCGCGAACACGACATGATCCTGAGCCTGTGGCAACGGGCGCTTTCCGGTGAGCAATTCATCGTGACCGAGTTGTTCGGCCTTAGCCCTGCCCAGCGCTATTACGAACTCCGTTTCAACTGTATTCGCGGCGATGATGGTGTCGTGGTCGCCGCCTTCGTCTTCGCCTACGACATCAGCGAACGGGTCGCTGACCAGCAGCGCTTGATCCAAGCCGAGCAGGCCCTGCGTCAAGCACAGAAAATGGAAGCGGTAGGCCAGCTCACGGGCGGCATTGCCCATGACTTCAATAACCTCCTCGGCGGTATCCTGGGTGCCCAGGAATTGATGCAGCAGAGGATACAACAAGGGCGCTTCGACGAGCTTGCCAGCCTTCTGGCCGTTAGCAACAGTTCAGCCCAGCGCGCGTCGGCAATGGTGCATCGCCTTCTAGCCTTCTCGCGCCAACAAACCCTACAACCCCAAGCTACCGACGTACGTCGGCTGGTCGAAGATATGGAGGACTTGATAAGGGGCAGTCTTGGTCCGGATTTCTCGCTGCGCAGCCATTTCGCCGAGGCGCTGTGGCCCACGTTCATCGATCCCCCCCAATTGGAGAGTGCACTGCTGAACCTTTGCCTGAATGCGCGTGACGCCATGCACAATGGCGGCCTCGTCAGTATCTCTGCCGACAATGTCTCCCTCGATGCCGAGCGAGCCCGGGATCTAGACCTACATGAGGGCGATTTCGTACGTGTGGGTGTGAAGGACACCGGCCAAGGCATGACGGCAGACGTACTGGCGCGTGCCGTGGACCCGTTTTTCACAACCAAGCCAATTGGCCGAGGGACGGGGCTCGGCTTGTCGATGGTATACGGTTTCGTGCGGCAATCCGGTGGCCAGCTACACATTCAGTCAGAGCTGTGTGTTGGCAGTCATATCGAGCTATACCTGCCCCGTTATCGAGGGGTTGCGACGGATCAGGAGTATACGCCGCATACGCTTGCACTACCCATAGCGGCTTCCTGTCGGATCATGCTGGTAGAGGACCAGGCGGCGATGCGCCGGGTGATCACCGAGGTATTGGAGGACTTGGGACACCAGGTGCAGGTGTTCGACTCAGGGCATTCTGCGATCGACCATCTGTACAACAGTCCTCGTCCAGATCTGCTGATCACTGATGTCGGGCTACCCGATGGGGTAAATGGCCGTCAGGTGGCCGAACACGCCCAGGCCTTGCATGCCGGTCTGAAAGTACTTTTCATCACCGGATACGACGAAAGCGCTGCGTTCAACCAAGGCCAGCCAATACCCGACTCTCGCGTCCTGAACAAGCCGTTCAGCCTGGCGCTGCTGGCCGAGCGCGCCACTGAGCTGCTGCAATCCTGA
- a CDS encoding FecR family protein, translating to MNHDRLNANPDDAMTDAAAHWCMRLHADDCTAAEREAFARWVAADARHREEYEAMLEIWDTADLLPRTATVVEFNPPSPAAAPRNWRPLASAAAIALAVLPLLGWMGWEQGWLPNRYQHFEAGDHMQIVQLSDGSTVELNLNTELTFFNYKDQRQVTLDRGEAFFKVTHDSTHPFIVQAGRGQTRVTGTQFNVWKYQDQVKVTLVEGSVLVSTDGSGSGYHLSPGMQASYRAGDFEPQVAQSEDYGNTLAWRSGKLILDNLSLDQALPVINRYLDAPLRLADQATGHIRISGIYNTREVGRLVDNLPKVLPVYLTRSKDGSTVLNSISPAPNNG from the coding sequence ATGAACCACGACCGCCTCAACGCCAACCCCGACGATGCCATGACCGATGCCGCCGCGCACTGGTGCATGCGCTTGCACGCCGATGATTGCACGGCCGCCGAGCGTGAAGCATTTGCCCGCTGGGTAGCGGCGGACGCGCGTCACCGGGAAGAGTACGAGGCGATGCTGGAGATCTGGGACACCGCCGATTTGCTGCCACGCACCGCCACCGTGGTGGAGTTCAACCCACCAAGCCCGGCTGCCGCGCCGCGCAACTGGCGGCCCCTGGCTTCGGCAGCGGCCATCGCCCTCGCGGTGCTGCCCCTGCTTGGCTGGATGGGCTGGGAGCAAGGCTGGCTGCCCAACCGCTATCAGCACTTCGAAGCCGGCGACCACATGCAGATCGTGCAACTGAGCGATGGCAGCACGGTGGAGTTGAACCTCAACACCGAGCTGACCTTCTTCAACTACAAGGACCAGCGCCAGGTCACCCTCGATCGTGGCGAGGCGTTCTTCAAGGTCACGCACGACAGCACGCACCCCTTCATCGTCCAGGCAGGACGCGGTCAGACGCGTGTCACCGGCACCCAGTTCAACGTGTGGAAATACCAGGACCAAGTCAAGGTCACCCTGGTGGAGGGTTCCGTACTGGTCAGCACGGATGGCAGCGGCAGCGGCTACCACCTGAGCCCAGGCATGCAGGCCAGCTATCGCGCGGGCGACTTCGAGCCACAAGTGGCCCAGAGCGAAGACTACGGCAACACCCTGGCCTGGCGCAGCGGCAAGCTGATCCTCGACAACCTCAGCCTCGACCAGGCGCTGCCGGTGATCAACCGGTACCTCGATGCACCGCTGCGGCTGGCCGACCAGGCCACCGGGCACATTCGCATCAGTGGCATCTACAACACCCGCGAAGTCGGTCGGCTGGTGGACAACCTGCCCAAGGTACTGCCGGTCTACCTGACCCGCAGCAAGGACGGCAGCACCGTCCTCAACAGCATTTCCCCTGCGCCCAACAACGGTTGA
- a CDS encoding MarR family winged helix-turn-helix transcriptional regulator, with product MPHFTPENFETCAIGILLGRAALLKDRILDSHLESEGITAAQFKVLIIVTQYQVDTPAELCRYLGLDSGSMTRMLDRLVQKGLIERNRCAEDRRQVRLALTSEGQRVANRLPEIGAAAMNELVGVLQPEELTTLESLLTKLLVNAGDPLMIRRFGDR from the coding sequence ATGCCTCATTTCACTCCGGAAAACTTCGAAACCTGCGCCATCGGCATCCTGCTTGGGCGTGCGGCACTGCTCAAAGACCGCATCCTCGATTCGCACCTGGAGTCCGAGGGCATTACCGCGGCGCAGTTCAAGGTGTTGATCATCGTCACCCAGTACCAGGTGGATACGCCCGCCGAGCTGTGCCGTTACCTGGGCCTGGATAGCGGCTCGATGACGCGCATGCTCGATCGCCTGGTGCAAAAGGGCCTGATCGAGCGCAATCGCTGCGCCGAGGACCGCCGTCAGGTGCGCCTGGCACTCACCAGCGAAGGTCAGCGCGTGGCCAACCGCTTGCCAGAGATCGGCGCTGCGGCGATGAACGAGCTGGTCGGCGTTCTGCAACCTGAGGAACTCACCACCCTCGAAAGTCTGTTGACCAAGCTGCTGGTGAATGCTGGCGACCCGCTGATGATCCGCCGCTTCGGCGATCGTTGA
- a CDS encoding DUF3203 family protein produces the protein MPIEIDGSTCTLIGDHLPIEGKGEEIEIVTDEHLRMSVAVLAGERVPITEAEADALTVAGARDSRKHLKASTPGSVI, from the coding sequence ATGCCCATCGAAATCGACGGATCCACCTGCACGCTCATTGGCGATCACCTGCCCATTGAAGGCAAAGGTGAGGAAATCGAAATCGTTACCGACGAGCATCTACGCATGTCGGTGGCGGTGCTGGCAGGCGAGCGCGTGCCGATCACCGAAGCCGAGGCAGATGCGCTCACCGTCGCAGGCGCCAGGGATAGCCGCAAGCACTTGAAGGCCAGCACACCTGGCTCTGTCATCTGA
- a CDS encoding methyl-accepting chemotaxis protein produces MEQQYRQVDQVATASNEMSATAQDVARSAAQAAQAAREADQATREGLAVIERTTRSIDTLAAEMANAMTEVEGLAHNSERIGSVLEVIRSIAEQTNLLALNAAIEAARAGEAGRGFAVVADEVRNLARRTQESVEETRQVIETLQNGTREVVGAMDNSHRQAQGGVEQVGQAVTALQRIGQAVTVITDMNLQIASAAEEQSAVAEEINNNVATIRDVTESLSGQANESARVSQSLNSLANQQQALMDQFRV; encoded by the coding sequence ATGGAGCAGCAGTACCGCCAGGTTGACCAGGTAGCCACCGCGTCCAACGAGATGAGCGCCACCGCCCAGGATGTCGCACGCAGCGCCGCGCAAGCTGCCCAGGCTGCCCGCGAAGCCGACCAGGCGACCCGCGAGGGCCTGGCGGTGATCGAGCGCACCACCCGCAGCATCGATACCCTTGCCGCCGAGATGGCCAATGCCATGACCGAGGTCGAGGGCCTGGCGCACAACAGCGAGCGCATCGGCTCGGTGCTCGAGGTGATCCGCTCGATCGCCGAGCAGACCAATCTGCTGGCCCTCAACGCCGCCATCGAGGCGGCCCGTGCCGGGGAAGCCGGGCGCGGCTTCGCCGTCGTCGCCGACGAGGTGCGCAACCTGGCGCGCCGTACCCAGGAGTCGGTGGAGGAAACCCGCCAGGTCATCGAAACCCTGCAGAACGGCACCCGCGAAGTGGTCGGCGCGATGGACAACAGCCACCGCCAGGCCCAGGGCGGCGTCGAGCAGGTCGGCCAGGCAGTGACCGCGCTACAGCGCATCGGCCAGGCAGTGACGGTGATCACCGACATGAACCTGCAGATCGCCTCGGCTGCCGAAGAGCAAAGCGCGGTGGCCGAGGAGATCAACAACAACGTTGCGACCATCCGCGATGTCACCGAATCGTTGTCTGGCCAGGCCAATG
- a CDS encoding SDR family oxidoreductase: protein MEKVIVITGASRGIGAATALLAARQGYRICINYHADDQAAERVLAQVRALGAEAIAVRADASVEDEVIQLFQRVDHELGPVSALVNNAGTIGQQSRVDGMSEFRLLKVMKTNVVGPMLCAKHALLRMSRRHGGQGGAIVNVSSVAARLGSPNEYVDYAASKGALDTFTLGLAKEVAGEGVRVNGVRPGYIHTSFHALSGDADRVAKLEPGLPMGRGGQPEEVAEAIIWLLSDKASYSTGSFIDLGGGR, encoded by the coding sequence ATGGAGAAAGTCATCGTCATCACCGGTGCCAGTCGCGGCATCGGCGCGGCCACAGCGTTGCTGGCCGCTCGTCAGGGTTATCGAATCTGCATCAACTACCATGCCGACGACCAGGCTGCCGAGCGCGTCCTTGCCCAGGTACGCGCGCTTGGCGCCGAAGCCATCGCGGTGCGGGCCGATGCCAGCGTCGAGGACGAAGTGATCCAGTTGTTCCAGCGCGTGGACCACGAGCTTGGGCCGGTCAGCGCCTTGGTCAACAACGCCGGAACCATCGGCCAGCAGAGCCGGGTGGACGGCATGTCCGAGTTTCGTCTGCTCAAGGTCATGAAAACCAACGTCGTCGGTCCGATGCTCTGCGCCAAGCATGCGCTGCTGCGCATGTCTCGCCGCCATGGCGGCCAGGGTGGGGCCATCGTCAACGTATCGTCAGTGGCCGCACGGCTTGGATCGCCCAACGAATACGTCGACTACGCCGCCTCCAAGGGCGCGCTGGACACCTTCACCCTGGGCCTGGCCAAGGAAGTGGCCGGCGAAGGTGTGCGCGTCAATGGCGTGCGCCCCGGCTATATCCATACCAGCTTCCACGCATTGTCCGGCGATGCCGATCGGGTAGCCAAGCTCGAACCGGGCTTGCCCATGGGGCGGGGTGGCCAGCCGGAGGAAGTCGCCGAAGCGATCATCTGGCTGTTGTCGGACAAAGCGTCCTATTCCACCGGCAGCTTCATCGACCTTGGTGGCGGGCGCTGA